The nucleotide sequence GCTGACCCGCAGCGACTTAATCTCTATGCATATGGTCGAAACAATCCTCTAAAGTACATAGATCCAGATGGAATGGATATTGTCATGGGCCAATGCGGGATTGGATCAATTCAGGACTGCTTCAATGAAATGCTCACAGGGCTCAATAAGGAAGATAGATCGCATGTACGCCTGATCAAAGGTGACGGCAAGAATGGTTTTGCAAAAGGTGAATATGGAGTTGAAGTTGATACCGATTATTCGAGCGAATCGGGCAACATGCAAACGCTACAGAAGTTGGCAGGCGATCATTCGGCAACTGCAAAGATTGATGTATTAAATCCTGACGATCAATTTAGCGTGTTGAGTGCTACTCATTGGGATGCGAGGACGGGCAATACAGATCTTGCTCCTACAACCATGACCCCCGGAAATCCTAACGACTCAAACAGCAACAGTTTCCTGGGGTACACGTTTTTCCCATATGGAAAGGGTGTTCCGGGGCCTTGGTCAACGGGCAATTTTACCAACGTTGTAGTAAACTCTATGTCCCTGGATGGCATTTCCGTCACGATACATCACGAACTTCGGCATGTGCTACTTGGCGATTTTGGGCGTATTGCTCCGCATGGCAGACATGGGACTGGGATTGTTGACCAACAAACGGAAGAGGCGGAAAAGGAAGCCATAAAAAATCAGAGGGTGAAATGATGGGCGCTTTGTTGTTTCTTCTCTTGCCGTTCCTTTTCATGCAGCCTAACGGAGGCTCCTGCTGTGAATATCAGCGGAACCTTGAGAAAACCTCTGCGATGATTTTTTTTAGTGCCGAAGATATGCGCACTCATGTGGAATATTTTGAGCCACTCTATCCACCGGGCTTGGATAGAAAATTAAACATCTCGGGGGTAATTGAAATGGAGGTGCGGTATGATCCCCAAGGTAAGGCCGAGTGTATTCGGATATTATCGGGAAATCCTATTGGCGTTTCAGCGATGATGGAATCTATTGATAGGTGGCGGTTCAAACCGGCTAAGATTAACGGGATCCCAACATGGTGTTGCGGGCGTATTGTAGTTGAGTATCGTTTCCATAAGGGAAGTGCTGCTAGTAGGCTTAAATAGTACATCTAGGCTTATGACGTTGCCAAAATATTCACCGGCAAAGAACGGGATGCCGAAACGG is from Acidobacteriota bacterium and encodes:
- a CDS encoding RHS repeat-associated core domain-containing protein, producing MVMTHSGFCTTAQRPAFVPRFTGKERDAETGLDYFGARYLSAAQGRFTSVDPIWITKERLADPQRLNLYAYGRNNPLKYIDPDGMDIVMGQCGIGSIQDCFNEMLTGLNKEDRSHVRLIKGDGKNGFAKGEYGVEVDTDYSSESGNMQTLQKLAGDHSATAKIDVLNPDDQFSVLSATHWDARTGNTDLAPTTMTPGNPNDSNSNSFLGYTFFPYGKGVPGPWSTGNFTNVVVNSMSLDGISVTIHHELRHVLLGDFGRIAPHGRHGTGIVDQQTEEAEKEAIKNQRVK